A window of Rhododendron vialii isolate Sample 1 chromosome 13a, ASM3025357v1 contains these coding sequences:
- the LOC131313688 gene encoding histone acetyltransferase GCN5-like isoform X2, whose translation MDLTAPLRSQASQSPSPSHSATSSFRKRKLLPDDHAPPPPIPSSLSDALNSNDDLDSVSAAAADSESLSLSQSQSQHVGADEEEEEEECDGSSMRMFTASRLGNTKVKTVNSIKVEPTEVGKDGDLAPATGNSGLGVVVVKEDTVKNIFTENIQTSGAYSAREENLKREEEAGRLKFACVSNDGIDEHMVWLIGLKIIFGRQLPNMPKEYIVRLLMDRNHKSVMVIRRNHVVGGITYRPYVSQKFGEIAFCAITGDEQVKGYGTRLMNHLKQHARDVDGLTHFLTYADNNAVGYFVKQGFTKEIHLEKERWQGYIKDYDGGILMECKIDLKLPYTDLSTMIRRQRQAIDEKIRELSNCHIVYTGIDFQKKEAGIPKKIINVEDLPGLKEAGWTPDQWGYSRFNSGDSASNQKFWTAFMHSLLKAMNDHPDAWPFKEPVDARDVPDYYDIIKDPMDLKTMSKRVESEQYYVTFEMFVADVRRMFANARTYNSPETIYYKCASRHEAHFSSKVQSGLQSGIKNQH comes from the exons ATGGACCTAACCGCACCTCTCCGCTCACAAGCCTCCCAATCCCCGTCCCCCTCCCACTCAGCCACCTCCTCCTTCCGCAAGCGCAAGCTCCTCCCCGACGACCACGCGCCGCCGCCGCCcatcccctcctctctctccgaCGCCCTCAACTCTAACGACGACCTCGACAGCGTCAGCGCCGCCGCCGCCGACTCCGAGTCCCTGTCCCTATCCCAATCCCAGTCCCAACATGTCGGCGccgacgaggaggaggaggaagaagagtgCGACGGCTCGTCGATGCGGATGTTTACGGCCTCGCGTTTGGGGAACACTAAGGTTAAGACTGTGAATTCGATAAAGGTTGAGCCGACCGAGGTCGGGAAGGACGGTGATCTGGCGCCGGCCACGGGGAATTCTGGCCTGGGTGTCGTGGTGGTGAAGGAGGATACGGTGAAGAATATATTTACGGAGAATATACAGACTAGTGGTGCTTATAGTGCAAGGGAAGAGAACTTAAAGAGAGAG GAGGAAGCTGGAAGACTCAAGTTTGCGTGTGTTTCAAATGATGGTATTGATGAGCATATGGTTTG GCTGATAGGATTGAAGATTATATTTGGGAGGCAACTGCCTAACATGCCTAAGGAGTACATTGTTCGCCTTCTAATGGACAG GAATCATAAATCTGTAATGGTTATTAGACGTAATCATGTTGTTGGCGGCATAACGTACCGCCCTTATGTCAG CCAAAAGTTTGGGGAAATTGCTTTTTGTGCAATCACAGGCGATGAGCAAGTAAAAGGGTATGGCACGAGACTGATGAATCACTTAAAGCAGCATGCCCGAGATGTTGACGGGCTAACTCATTTTCTAACTTATGCTGACAACAATGCCGTTGGTTATTTTGTTAAACAG GGCTTTACGAAAGAGATCCACTTAGAAAAAGAAAGGTGGCAGGG TTATATAAAAGATTACGATGGAGGGATCCTTATGGAATGCAAAATTGATCTGAAGCTTCCATACACTGATTTGTCAACTATGATACGCCGTCAGAGGCAG GCCATTGATGAGAAGATAAGGGAGCTATCAAATTGTCACATTGTGTATACCGGCATTGATTTTCAGAAG AAAGAAGCTGGTATTCCTAAAAAAATCATCAACGTCGAGGATCTTCCTGGCTTAA AGGAAGCTGGGTGGACTCCTGATCAATGGGGTTATTCTCGTTTTAATTCTGGAGACAGTGCCTCAAATCAGAAATTTTGGACTGCATTCATGCATTCACTGCTAAAG GCAATGAATGACCATCCTGATGCTTGGCCATTCAAAGAACCAGTTGATGCACGTGATGTGCCTGACTACTATGACATCATTAAAGATCCCATGG ATTTGAAAACAATGTCAAAGCGAGTGGAGTCGGAGCAATATTATGTGACTTTTGAGATGTTCGTTGCAGACGTGAGGAGGATGTTTGCGAATGCACGCACCTACAACTCTCCCGAAACCATCTATTATAAATGTGCTTCCAGGCATG AAGCCCATTTCTCGAGCAAAGTTCAATCGGGTCTCCAATCGGGTATCAAGAACCAGCATTGA
- the LOC131313413 gene encoding uncharacterized protein LOC131313413, which translates to MSLSSQVTNSKARASGQASTEDHSAFFPASIKYEPVDLSAASENKFVHEVKHPEKVKFEEFDETLSPLEPIEPFRFGETPRNDGKRYKGADFQAADISPLHTGGDDELERTTALRMRAINARLSPRRRPNQSDNRQVRRNPKKPNTRSSTLYKDLKKNDYYWF; encoded by the exons ATGAGTTTGAGTTCCCAAGTGACAAACAGCAAGGCAAGAG CCTCTGGTCAAGCATCGACTGAAGACCATAGTGCGTTCTTTCCAGCAAGTATCAAATATGAGCCGGTTGATTTGTCTGCAGCTAGTGAGAACAAA TTTGTACATGAAGTTAAGCATCCCGAAAAAGTGAAGTTTGAAGAGTTCGATGAAACTTTAAGCCCCCTTGAACCTATTGAGCCCTTTCGCTTTGGTGAAACTCCGAG GAATGATGGTAAGAGGTACAAGGGAGCTGATTTCCAAGCAGCTGACATCTCCCCTTTGCATACAGGAGGagatgatgaattggaaagGACAACTGCACTAAGAATGAGGGCAATCAATGCACGGCTGTCACCTCGCCGCCGTCCAAACCAGTCCGACAACCGTCAGGTCCGTCGCAACCCTAAGAAACCCAATACCAGGTCAAGTACTTTGTACAAAGATCTGAAGAAGAACGATTACTACTGGTTCTAG
- the LOC131313688 gene encoding histone acetyltransferase GCN5-like isoform X1, translated as MDLTAPLRSQASQSPSPSHSATSSFRKRKLLPDDHAPPPPIPSSLSDALNSNDDLDSVSAAAADSESLSLSQSQSQHVGADEEEEEEECDGSSMRMFTASRLGNTKVKTVNSIKVEPTEVGKDGDLAPATGNSGLGVVVVKEDTVKNIFTENIQTSGAYSAREENLKREEEAGRLKFACVSNDGIDEHMVWLIGLKIIFGRQLPNMPKEYIVRLLMDRNHKSVMVIRRNHVVGGITYRPYVSQKFGEIAFCAITGDEQVKGYGTRLMNHLKQHARDVDGLTHFLTYADNNAVGYFVKQGFTKEIHLEKERWQGYIKDYDGGILMECKIDLKLPYTDLSTMIRRQRQAIDEKIRELSNCHIVYTGIDFQKKEAGIPKKIINVEDLPGLMVVKLTIEEAGWTPDQWGYSRFNSGDSASNQKFWTAFMHSLLKAMNDHPDAWPFKEPVDARDVPDYYDIIKDPMDLKTMSKRVESEQYYVTFEMFVADVRRMFANARTYNSPETIYYKCASRHEAHFSSKVQSGLQSGIKNQH; from the exons ATGGACCTAACCGCACCTCTCCGCTCACAAGCCTCCCAATCCCCGTCCCCCTCCCACTCAGCCACCTCCTCCTTCCGCAAGCGCAAGCTCCTCCCCGACGACCACGCGCCGCCGCCGCCcatcccctcctctctctccgaCGCCCTCAACTCTAACGACGACCTCGACAGCGTCAGCGCCGCCGCCGCCGACTCCGAGTCCCTGTCCCTATCCCAATCCCAGTCCCAACATGTCGGCGccgacgaggaggaggaggaagaagagtgCGACGGCTCGTCGATGCGGATGTTTACGGCCTCGCGTTTGGGGAACACTAAGGTTAAGACTGTGAATTCGATAAAGGTTGAGCCGACCGAGGTCGGGAAGGACGGTGATCTGGCGCCGGCCACGGGGAATTCTGGCCTGGGTGTCGTGGTGGTGAAGGAGGATACGGTGAAGAATATATTTACGGAGAATATACAGACTAGTGGTGCTTATAGTGCAAGGGAAGAGAACTTAAAGAGAGAG GAGGAAGCTGGAAGACTCAAGTTTGCGTGTGTTTCAAATGATGGTATTGATGAGCATATGGTTTG GCTGATAGGATTGAAGATTATATTTGGGAGGCAACTGCCTAACATGCCTAAGGAGTACATTGTTCGCCTTCTAATGGACAG GAATCATAAATCTGTAATGGTTATTAGACGTAATCATGTTGTTGGCGGCATAACGTACCGCCCTTATGTCAG CCAAAAGTTTGGGGAAATTGCTTTTTGTGCAATCACAGGCGATGAGCAAGTAAAAGGGTATGGCACGAGACTGATGAATCACTTAAAGCAGCATGCCCGAGATGTTGACGGGCTAACTCATTTTCTAACTTATGCTGACAACAATGCCGTTGGTTATTTTGTTAAACAG GGCTTTACGAAAGAGATCCACTTAGAAAAAGAAAGGTGGCAGGG TTATATAAAAGATTACGATGGAGGGATCCTTATGGAATGCAAAATTGATCTGAAGCTTCCATACACTGATTTGTCAACTATGATACGCCGTCAGAGGCAG GCCATTGATGAGAAGATAAGGGAGCTATCAAATTGTCACATTGTGTATACCGGCATTGATTTTCAGAAG AAAGAAGCTGGTATTCCTAAAAAAATCATCAACGTCGAGGATCTTCCTGGCTTAA TGGTGGTGAAATTGACAATAGAGGAAGCTGGGTGGACTCCTGATCAATGGGGTTATTCTCGTTTTAATTCTGGAGACAGTGCCTCAAATCAGAAATTTTGGACTGCATTCATGCATTCACTGCTAAAG GCAATGAATGACCATCCTGATGCTTGGCCATTCAAAGAACCAGTTGATGCACGTGATGTGCCTGACTACTATGACATCATTAAAGATCCCATGG ATTTGAAAACAATGTCAAAGCGAGTGGAGTCGGAGCAATATTATGTGACTTTTGAGATGTTCGTTGCAGACGTGAGGAGGATGTTTGCGAATGCACGCACCTACAACTCTCCCGAAACCATCTATTATAAATGTGCTTCCAGGCATG AAGCCCATTTCTCGAGCAAAGTTCAATCGGGTCTCCAATCGGGTATCAAGAACCAGCATTGA
- the LOC131313687 gene encoding tryptophan synthase alpha chain isoform X1: MAIALKANSFLQLKNTSNSHHNHILIQPSHTPRFAIPSRKFKTPMAILSVSTPTVGLSKTFTRLRNQGKVAFIPYITAGDPDLSTTAEALKILDACGSDIIELGVPYSDPLADGPVIQAAATRALARGTNFNAILSMLKEVVPQISCPLALFTYYNPILKRGVEQFMSTVKDVGVHGLVVPDVPLEETESLRKEAVKNNIELVLLTTPTTPTERMKAIVEVSEGFVYLVSSVGVTGARASVSGKVESLLKDIKEATSKPVAVGFGISKPEHVKQVVSWGADGVIVGSAMVKLLGEAKSPEEGLKELEIFAKSLKSVLP, encoded by the exons ATGGCCATTGCCCTGAAAGCAAACAGCTTCTTGCAATTGAAGAATACGAGCAACTCCCACCACAACCATATTCTCATTCAACCCTCCCATACCCCAAGATTTGCGATTCCATCCAGGAAATTCAAGACCCCAATGGCTATTCTCAGTGTCTCCACCCCAACAGTTGGACTCTCAAAGACTTTCACCCGGTTGAGAAATCAAGGCAAA GTGGCTTTTATCCCATACATTACGGCTGGTGATCCTGACCTTTCAACAACGGCAGAGGCGCTTAAAATTCTTGATGCTTGTGGATCAGACATAATTGAGCTGGGTGTGCCCTATTCTGATCCTTTGGCAGATGGTCCAGTTATACAG GCCGCTGCTACACGTGCACTGGCAAGAGGGACTAATTTTAATGCAATTCTTTCGATGTTGAAGGAG GTAGTACCTCAGATATCTTGTCCACTTGCGTTATTTACGTACTACAATCCAATACTTAAGCGTGGGGTTGAGCAGTTCATGTCTACTGTGAAAGATGTTGGCGTACACG GTCTTGTTGTCCCAGACGTGCCGTTGGAAGAAACTGAGAGCTTGAGAAAGGAAGCTGTTAAGAATAATATTGAATTG GTACTGCTCACGACGCCCACTACTCCAACAGAGCGAATGAAAGCCATTGTTGAAGTTTCAGAGGGATTTGTGTATCTT GTGAGTTCGGTTGGAGTCACTGGAGCTCGCGCATCTGTTAGTGGAAAGGTTGAATCTCTATTGAAGGATATTAAAGAG GCAACAAGTAAGCCGGTGGCAGTAGGTTTTGGCATTTCAAAACCTGAGCACGTGAAGCAG GTAGTATCATGGGGAGCTGATGGGGTGATTGTTGGTAGTGCTATGGTGAAACTGCTGGGTGAAGCAAAATCTCCAGAGGAAGGGTTGAAAGAACTAGAAATCTTCGCCAAGTCATTGAAATCTGTGTTGCCTTAA
- the LOC131313687 gene encoding tryptophan synthase alpha chain isoform X2, which produces MAIALKANSFLQLKNTSNSHHNHILIQPSHTPRFAIPSRKFKTPMAILSVSTPTVGLSKTFTRLRNQGKVAFIPYITAGDPDLSTTAEALKILDACGSDIIELGVPYSDPLADGPVIQVVPQISCPLALFTYYNPILKRGVEQFMSTVKDVGVHGLVVPDVPLEETESLRKEAVKNNIELVLLTTPTTPTERMKAIVEVSEGFVYLVSSVGVTGARASVSGKVESLLKDIKEATSKPVAVGFGISKPEHVKQVVSWGADGVIVGSAMVKLLGEAKSPEEGLKELEIFAKSLKSVLP; this is translated from the exons ATGGCCATTGCCCTGAAAGCAAACAGCTTCTTGCAATTGAAGAATACGAGCAACTCCCACCACAACCATATTCTCATTCAACCCTCCCATACCCCAAGATTTGCGATTCCATCCAGGAAATTCAAGACCCCAATGGCTATTCTCAGTGTCTCCACCCCAACAGTTGGACTCTCAAAGACTTTCACCCGGTTGAGAAATCAAGGCAAA GTGGCTTTTATCCCATACATTACGGCTGGTGATCCTGACCTTTCAACAACGGCAGAGGCGCTTAAAATTCTTGATGCTTGTGGATCAGACATAATTGAGCTGGGTGTGCCCTATTCTGATCCTTTGGCAGATGGTCCAGTTATACAG GTAGTACCTCAGATATCTTGTCCACTTGCGTTATTTACGTACTACAATCCAATACTTAAGCGTGGGGTTGAGCAGTTCATGTCTACTGTGAAAGATGTTGGCGTACACG GTCTTGTTGTCCCAGACGTGCCGTTGGAAGAAACTGAGAGCTTGAGAAAGGAAGCTGTTAAGAATAATATTGAATTG GTACTGCTCACGACGCCCACTACTCCAACAGAGCGAATGAAAGCCATTGTTGAAGTTTCAGAGGGATTTGTGTATCTT GTGAGTTCGGTTGGAGTCACTGGAGCTCGCGCATCTGTTAGTGGAAAGGTTGAATCTCTATTGAAGGATATTAAAGAG GCAACAAGTAAGCCGGTGGCAGTAGGTTTTGGCATTTCAAAACCTGAGCACGTGAAGCAG GTAGTATCATGGGGAGCTGATGGGGTGATTGTTGGTAGTGCTATGGTGAAACTGCTGGGTGAAGCAAAATCTCCAGAGGAAGGGTTGAAAGAACTAGAAATCTTCGCCAAGTCATTGAAATCTGTGTTGCCTTAA
- the LOC131313688 gene encoding histone acetyltransferase GCN5-like isoform X3, whose translation MDLTAPLRSQASQSPSPSHSATSSFRKRKLLPDDHAPPPPIPSSLSDALNSNDDLDSVSAAAADSESLSLSQSQSQHVGADEEEEEEECDGSSMRMFTASRLGNTKVKTVNSIKVEPTEVGKDGDLAPATGNSGLGVVVVKEDTVKNIFTENIQTSGAYSAREENLKREEEAGRLKFACVSNDGIDEHMVWLIGLKIIFGRQLPNMPKEYIVRLLMDRNHKSVMVIRRNHVVGGITYRPYVSQKFGEIAFCAITGDEQVKGYGTRLMNHLKQHARDVDGLTHFLTYADNNAVGYFVKQGFTKEIHLEKERWQGYIKDYDGGILMECKIDLKLPYTDLSTMIRRQRQAIDEKIRELSNCHIVYTGIDFQKKEAGIPKKIINVEDLPGLMVVKLTIEEAGWTPDQWGYSRFNSGDSASNQKFWTAFMHSLLKAMNDHPDAWPFKEPVDARDVPDYYDIIKDPMDLKTMSKRVESEQYYVTFEMFVADVRRMFANARTYNSPETIYYKCASRHGALALS comes from the exons ATGGACCTAACCGCACCTCTCCGCTCACAAGCCTCCCAATCCCCGTCCCCCTCCCACTCAGCCACCTCCTCCTTCCGCAAGCGCAAGCTCCTCCCCGACGACCACGCGCCGCCGCCGCCcatcccctcctctctctccgaCGCCCTCAACTCTAACGACGACCTCGACAGCGTCAGCGCCGCCGCCGCCGACTCCGAGTCCCTGTCCCTATCCCAATCCCAGTCCCAACATGTCGGCGccgacgaggaggaggaggaagaagagtgCGACGGCTCGTCGATGCGGATGTTTACGGCCTCGCGTTTGGGGAACACTAAGGTTAAGACTGTGAATTCGATAAAGGTTGAGCCGACCGAGGTCGGGAAGGACGGTGATCTGGCGCCGGCCACGGGGAATTCTGGCCTGGGTGTCGTGGTGGTGAAGGAGGATACGGTGAAGAATATATTTACGGAGAATATACAGACTAGTGGTGCTTATAGTGCAAGGGAAGAGAACTTAAAGAGAGAG GAGGAAGCTGGAAGACTCAAGTTTGCGTGTGTTTCAAATGATGGTATTGATGAGCATATGGTTTG GCTGATAGGATTGAAGATTATATTTGGGAGGCAACTGCCTAACATGCCTAAGGAGTACATTGTTCGCCTTCTAATGGACAG GAATCATAAATCTGTAATGGTTATTAGACGTAATCATGTTGTTGGCGGCATAACGTACCGCCCTTATGTCAG CCAAAAGTTTGGGGAAATTGCTTTTTGTGCAATCACAGGCGATGAGCAAGTAAAAGGGTATGGCACGAGACTGATGAATCACTTAAAGCAGCATGCCCGAGATGTTGACGGGCTAACTCATTTTCTAACTTATGCTGACAACAATGCCGTTGGTTATTTTGTTAAACAG GGCTTTACGAAAGAGATCCACTTAGAAAAAGAAAGGTGGCAGGG TTATATAAAAGATTACGATGGAGGGATCCTTATGGAATGCAAAATTGATCTGAAGCTTCCATACACTGATTTGTCAACTATGATACGCCGTCAGAGGCAG GCCATTGATGAGAAGATAAGGGAGCTATCAAATTGTCACATTGTGTATACCGGCATTGATTTTCAGAAG AAAGAAGCTGGTATTCCTAAAAAAATCATCAACGTCGAGGATCTTCCTGGCTTAA TGGTGGTGAAATTGACAATAGAGGAAGCTGGGTGGACTCCTGATCAATGGGGTTATTCTCGTTTTAATTCTGGAGACAGTGCCTCAAATCAGAAATTTTGGACTGCATTCATGCATTCACTGCTAAAG GCAATGAATGACCATCCTGATGCTTGGCCATTCAAAGAACCAGTTGATGCACGTGATGTGCCTGACTACTATGACATCATTAAAGATCCCATGG ATTTGAAAACAATGTCAAAGCGAGTGGAGTCGGAGCAATATTATGTGACTTTTGAGATGTTCGTTGCAGACGTGAGGAGGATGTTTGCGAATGCACGCACCTACAACTCTCCCGAAACCATCTATTATAAATGTGCTTCCAGGCATGGTGCTTTGGCTCTAA GCTAG
- the LOC131313688 gene encoding histone acetyltransferase GCN5-like isoform X4, translating into MDLTAPLRSQASQSPSPSHSATSSFRKRKLLPDDHAPPPPIPSSLSDALNSNDDLDSVSAAAADSESLSLSQSQSQHVGADEEEEEEECDGSSMRMFTASRLGNTKVKTVNSIKVEPTEVGKDGDLAPATGNSGLGVVVVKEDTVKNIFTENIQTSGAYSAREENLKREEEAGRLKFACVSNDGIDEHMVWLIGLKIIFGRQLPNMPKEYIVRLLMDRNHKSVMVIRRNHVVGGITYRPYVSQKFGEIAFCAITGDEQVKGYGTRLMNHLKQHARDVDGLTHFLTYADNNAVGYFVKQGFTKEIHLEKERWQGYIKDYDGGILMECKIDLKLPYTDLSTMIRRQRQAIDEKIRELSNCHIVYTGIDFQKKEAGIPKKIINVEDLPGLKEAGWTPDQWGYSRFNSGDSASNQKFWTAFMHSLLKAMNDHPDAWPFKEPVDARDVPDYYDIIKDPMDLKTMSKRVESEQYYVTFEMFVADVRRMFANARTYNSPETIYYKCASRHGALALS; encoded by the exons ATGGACCTAACCGCACCTCTCCGCTCACAAGCCTCCCAATCCCCGTCCCCCTCCCACTCAGCCACCTCCTCCTTCCGCAAGCGCAAGCTCCTCCCCGACGACCACGCGCCGCCGCCGCCcatcccctcctctctctccgaCGCCCTCAACTCTAACGACGACCTCGACAGCGTCAGCGCCGCCGCCGCCGACTCCGAGTCCCTGTCCCTATCCCAATCCCAGTCCCAACATGTCGGCGccgacgaggaggaggaggaagaagagtgCGACGGCTCGTCGATGCGGATGTTTACGGCCTCGCGTTTGGGGAACACTAAGGTTAAGACTGTGAATTCGATAAAGGTTGAGCCGACCGAGGTCGGGAAGGACGGTGATCTGGCGCCGGCCACGGGGAATTCTGGCCTGGGTGTCGTGGTGGTGAAGGAGGATACGGTGAAGAATATATTTACGGAGAATATACAGACTAGTGGTGCTTATAGTGCAAGGGAAGAGAACTTAAAGAGAGAG GAGGAAGCTGGAAGACTCAAGTTTGCGTGTGTTTCAAATGATGGTATTGATGAGCATATGGTTTG GCTGATAGGATTGAAGATTATATTTGGGAGGCAACTGCCTAACATGCCTAAGGAGTACATTGTTCGCCTTCTAATGGACAG GAATCATAAATCTGTAATGGTTATTAGACGTAATCATGTTGTTGGCGGCATAACGTACCGCCCTTATGTCAG CCAAAAGTTTGGGGAAATTGCTTTTTGTGCAATCACAGGCGATGAGCAAGTAAAAGGGTATGGCACGAGACTGATGAATCACTTAAAGCAGCATGCCCGAGATGTTGACGGGCTAACTCATTTTCTAACTTATGCTGACAACAATGCCGTTGGTTATTTTGTTAAACAG GGCTTTACGAAAGAGATCCACTTAGAAAAAGAAAGGTGGCAGGG TTATATAAAAGATTACGATGGAGGGATCCTTATGGAATGCAAAATTGATCTGAAGCTTCCATACACTGATTTGTCAACTATGATACGCCGTCAGAGGCAG GCCATTGATGAGAAGATAAGGGAGCTATCAAATTGTCACATTGTGTATACCGGCATTGATTTTCAGAAG AAAGAAGCTGGTATTCCTAAAAAAATCATCAACGTCGAGGATCTTCCTGGCTTAA AGGAAGCTGGGTGGACTCCTGATCAATGGGGTTATTCTCGTTTTAATTCTGGAGACAGTGCCTCAAATCAGAAATTTTGGACTGCATTCATGCATTCACTGCTAAAG GCAATGAATGACCATCCTGATGCTTGGCCATTCAAAGAACCAGTTGATGCACGTGATGTGCCTGACTACTATGACATCATTAAAGATCCCATGG ATTTGAAAACAATGTCAAAGCGAGTGGAGTCGGAGCAATATTATGTGACTTTTGAGATGTTCGTTGCAGACGTGAGGAGGATGTTTGCGAATGCACGCACCTACAACTCTCCCGAAACCATCTATTATAAATGTGCTTCCAGGCATGGTGCTTTGGCTCTAA GCTAG